The stretch of DNA CTGCTCGACCAGTGCGCTGGCCAACTCGCCCGAAACCTGACGACGCGTCCATTGCGGACCGGCGCGCAGCAAGCGGTCGAACAGCGCCAGCCTGATCCGGTGCTTGATGGTCTCAGCGGCCCTCGCGCCGGCGCGCTCGGCCAACCAGGCCAGGACCGCACGCAGCAGGATCAGGCAGCCGATGGAGGAGATGGGCCGCAAAAGCTGAGCGCGGCTTGCGCCGTGGACCAGCGCCGCGTCCAGCACACCGGCCAGAAGCCACGCCTGCAAGGCCAGTAAGGCTCCCGCCAGTAGCGGCGCCGCCCCCGCCACGGCGAGCGGCGCGCGCGCCAGCCTGGCCTGACCGGACAACCAGGCGGACTGGACCTTGGAGGCCGATTGCGGCGCGTGTTCGATGCCCGACAGGCCGCTCACCGATCCTGTGCGGCCGGATCATCACGCCGCGCTTCGCGCAGTTCGAACCACATGGCGTTGAGAATGCCGAAGGCGCAGGCCAGACCCAAACCCAATATCCACGAAAAGTACCACATGGCAAAAAACCTCCGGCTCAATACGAATTGGGCGTACCGCCCACGGATTCATGCGTGACCTTGCCCCGCATGACGCGATACACCCAGGCGGTGTAGCTCGTGATGATGGGTAGGAAGATCACCACCGCCACCAGCATGATCCACAGGGTCAAGCGGCTGGACGAGGCATCCCAGACAGTCAGGCCGGCCGCCGGTTGCGAGGACGAGGGCAACAGAAAAGGAAAGAGCGCAAAGCCCGTCGTGAGAATGACACCGGCGATCGAGGCCGCCGAGGCGATGAACGCCAGCGCGCCGGCGCCCGGCGCAAGCAATACGAACAGCGCGCCCGCCACGCCCAGCACCGGCGCGATCCACATCAGCGGCCATGTATGGAAATTGTTCATCCAAGCGCCGACGTGCATCGTCACGGTCTTGACCAGGGGATCGGACGGCCCGTTCATGTCGAATCCACTCGCGACCTGGCCTTTCAAGCCATAAGCCACCCAGAAGCCGCCCAGCACGAAGAGCGCGATGGCCAGCAAAGCGGCCAGCCGGGCCCAGCCGCGTGCGCGGCTGGAGATGGGATCCTCGGTGCGCCAGGCCAGCATGACCGCGCCGTGCATAACCAGCAAGGCCACGCTCAGCACGCCCGACAGCAGCGCGAAAGGGGAGAAGAGCTGATAGAACATGCCGGTGTATACCGGCCGCATGGATCCCGGGTCCAGGCCGTGCGGCACGCCCAGGATGACGTTGCCCATGGCCACGCCGCACACCAGCGCGATCACAACGCCTGAAAAGCACAGCACGCCGTCCCACGTGTTGCGCCAGGCGGAACCTTCGAACTTGCTGCGGTACTTGAACCCCACCGGGCGCAGGATCAGCGCCAGCAGGATCAGCATCATGGCCAGGTAAAAGCCCGAGAACGAGGCCGCATACAACATGGGCCAGGCGGCAAAGATCGCGCCGCCCGCGGTGATCAGCCATACTTGGTTGCCTTCCCATACGGGACCCACCACATTGATGACCACGCGCCGCTCGGCATCGGTCTTGCCCACCAGCGGCAGCAGCGCCGCGACGCCGGCGTCGAAACCGTCCATGACCGCGAAGCCGATCAGCAGGGCGCCCATGAGCCCCCACCAGATGACACGCAGCGTGGCATAGTCCAGAGGAATCAGGTTTTCCATTTTCTATCTCCCTTTGCTCAGGCGTCCAGCACCGCGTGAACGGTTCCCAGGTCTTTGCCGGCCAAAGCCGGTGCGCTGTCCTTGGGACCCGTCTTGATGGCATGCAGCATGACCTTGACGCCGACGATGAACAGCACCGTGTAGAGCACGACGAAGATGCCCAGGGTGCTGGCCACATCGAGCAGCGACAGGCCGGACGCCGCGTAATAGGTCGGCAGCACGCCTTCGATCACCCACGGCTGGCGACCTACCTCGGACACGAACCAGCCCGACTCGATTGCAATCCAGGGCAGCGGCAGGCTCCACAGCGCGATCTTGAGCAGGAGCGGGCAATGCGCCAGCTTGTCCTTGGATGCCATCCAGAACGCCACGGCAAAGAACAGGATCAGGTAGATACCCACGCCCACCATGAGGCGGAACACGAAGAACAGCGGCATCACCGTAGGCACGGTATCCCATGCCGCCTGCTGGATCTGCGCATCGGTGGCCTTGGACAAATCGGGCTGGTAGCGTTTGACCAGCAGGCCATAGCCCAGATCCTTCCAGTTGCCCGCGAACGCCTTGCGCGCGTCTTCGTCCTTGGGGTTGGCACGAATGCGCTGCAGATCCTCATAGGCCGTGATCCCCGAGCGGATGCGCACCTCGGCGCGCTTGACCAGGTCGTTGATGCCCAGCAGCGGCTCGGTGAGCGAACGCGTGCCGATCAGGCCCATCACGTAGGGTATGTGGATGGCGAAGTCGTTCTTGTGCTGGGCTTGGTCGGGCCAGGCCAGCAGGTTGAAGCTGGCCGGAGCCGGCTCGGTCTCCCACATCGACTCCATGGCGGCGATCTTCATCTGCTGATGCTCGCCGGTGAGGTAGCCGCTCTCGTCGCCCAGCACCACCACCGACAGCGAAGCGGCCAGGCCAAAACTGGCCGCAACCACCATGGAACGCTTGGCCAGCTCGATGTGCCGCCCCTTGAGCAGAAACCAGGCGCTGATCGACATGATGAACATGGCACCCAGCACGTAGCCAGCGCTGACCGTATGCACGAACTTGGCCTGCGCCACCGGGTTGAACAGCACGGCGGCGAAATCCGTCATTTCCATGCGCATGGTGTCGGGGTTGAACACCGCGCCAACCGGGTTCTGCATCCAGCCGTTGGCGATCAGAATCCACAGCGCCGACAGATTGGTGCCCAGGGCCGTGAGCCAGGTCACCGACAGGTGACCCACTTTGCTCAGCCGGTTCCAGCCGAAGAAGAACAGACCGACGAAAGTGGCTTCCAGGAAGAACGCGGACAGGCCTTCGAGCGCCAGCGGCGCGCCGAAGATGTCGCCCACGTAGTGACTGTAGTAGGACCAGTTCATGCCGAACTGAAATTCCATGACCACGCCGGTCGCCACGCCCAGGGCGAAGTTGATGCCAAAGAGCGTGCCCCAGAACATCGTCATGCGCTTCCAGATGGGCTTGCCCGTCATGACGTACACGCTTTCCATGATGGCCAGCAGGAAGGACAGGCCCAGCGTGAGGGGAACGAATAAAAAGTGGTAGAGCGCGGTCGCGGCGAATTGCAGCCGGGACAGGGTGACAACATCCATGTCGATCATACGGGTCTCCTCGAACTCCTTGAAGACGAAATGCCTGCATCCGCTCATTCGTGGATGCGCAGCCTCCCGGCAAACTGCAATACTTTCTGCACGCGTGAACCCAGCTTCATCAGACGCCGCAGGGTCTCGGGGGGCAGGCGTTGCACCTCGTCGAACCAGCCGGTGGACAGTTCGATGAGTTCCAGCATTTCTCGCATGCGCTGTTGGGCGTAGACCTCGGATTCGCCCGAAGGCGACTCCATCAAAGTATCACGCAACAATGTCATGGTTGGATCGATTTCGCGCTTGCGTTTCTCCTCGGCCAGAACGCGGAATATCTCCCATACATCCCCGGGGGTTTCGAAGTAGTCCCGCCGGTCGCCCACGCGGCGCGCCGTCTTGACCAGCCGCCACGATTGCAATTCCTTCAGACTCATGCTGACGTTGGAGCGCGACACGGCCAGCGCCTCGGCGATATCGTCGGCGCACAGCGGTTGCGGCGCCAGGAACAACAACGCGTAGATCTGCCCCACCGTGCGATTGACGCCCCAGCGGCTACCCATTTCACCGAAATGCACAATGAAACGCTCGGCTTGAGGGGATATCGTCATCTGTTACATTACTTTCAATAATTTCTGAAATTATAGAATCTAAAGCAACAAGGCGCAACGACATTAGAATCCATCTCGATGGCAGTGTTATTGACCTATGACAAAAAAAGTCAAAATGCTCCGTATCGGCAGACGCCGGTCTGGCCAGTCAATGCCGGAAAAGATAGGGTCCGACCGCTCTTGCCTAACCAGCTGCCTCGACCCGCACCGCCGAAGACACCCGCAGCGCCCTGGCGCGGGCCTGTTCCACGTCCGGCGCCGTCGCCAGGCCCACGCCCATGCGTCGCTTGACGAAGGATTCGGGTTTGCCAAAGAGGCGAACATCCGTGCCCGGTTCGGCCAACGCCTGGGCCACATTGTGGAAACTCACGCCGCGGGCGTCGACGCCGCCGTAGATGACGCTGGAGGCCCCCGGCTGGCGCAGCGACGTGTCCACCGGCAGGCCCAGCAGGGCGCGAGCATGCAGCTCGAATTCATTCTGTACCTGGCTGATCAGGGTGACCATGCCCGTGTCGTGCGGGCGCGGGCTGACCTCGGAGAACCAGACCCGGTCGCCCGCCACGAAAAGCTCCACGCCGAAAACGCCCAGCCCCCCCAGCTGCGCGGTGACCGCCAGGGCGATCTCGTGCGAGCGCGCCAGGGCCGCCGGCGCCATGGGTTGCGGCTGCCAGCTCTCGACATAGTCGCCGTCGACCTGCCTGTGACCTATGGGTTCGCAGAACCGAGTTTCGATCTGCCCGGACGCGGCGCGGGCGCGCACTGTGAGCAGCGTGATCTCGTATTCGAAATCGATGAAACCCTCTACGATGGCACGCCCGCCCCCGACCCTGCCGCCCTCCTGGGCATAGCGCCAGGCCGCGGCGATGCCGGTTTCATCGCGGATTACCGACTGGCCCTTGCCCGAGGAGGACATGACCGGCTTGATGACACAGGGAAAGCCGATGCCCTCCCTGATGGCCGCCCGCAGTTCTTGCTCACTGTCGACGAACTTGTAGGGGGATGTGGGCAGGCCCAGGGTCTCGGCCGCCAGTCGGCGTATGCCCTCGCGGTTCATGGTGAGCTGGGCGGCGCGAGCCGTGGGCGTGACGCGGACCTGGCCCTGCGCCTCAAGTTCGACCAGCAGATCGGTGGCGATGGCCTCGATCTCGGGCACGATGACATGAGGCCGCTCGGCTTCGATGATCCGGCGCAGGGCCTGGACGTCGGTCATGGACACCACGTGGGCGCGGTGCGCCACCTGATGCCCCGGAGCGTCGGCATAGCGGTCCACCGCGATGACCTCCGTTCCCAGGCGCTGCAAGGCAATGATCACCTCCTTGCCAAGCTCGCCCGAACCCAGCAGCATGACTCGGGTGGCGCAAGGGGAAAGCGGGGTGCCGAGCACCGGGTCGGGAAAGGCGGTCATAAGCGAAGGAAGGGGAAAATGATGGAGGAAGCCGGACGAAACCGTCGGAAATATCCGCCTCAGGATGCCATAGCCCCCAGGAGGCGGCAACTGCGAAGGGAAAATCCTTCCGGTACGATTAAAATCCCCCGATGCCCGATCAATTTTCCCCCGACCAAGCCCTGGTTTCGGCCCGCTGCACGCTACAGACCGAGATCCAGGGGCTGCAGGACCTTTCCGCCCGCCTGGACGGCAGTTTCGGCGCAGCCGTGCGCCTGCTGCTGGACTGCCGCGGCCGCGTGGTCGTAAGCGGCCTGGGCAAGACCGGCCATATCGCCCGCAAGATCGCCGCCACTCTGGCCTCCACTGGCACACCCGCTTTTTTCGTACACGCCGCCGAAGCGGTGCATGGCGATCTGGGCATGATCACCGCCGCCGACGTGCTGATCGCCCTGTCCTATTCCGGCACAGGCGCCGAACTGCTCACCATCGTTCCCCTGGTGCGCCGCATGGGCGCGCGCCTGATCTCCATCACTGGCAATCCCGCGTCCGACCTGGCCCGGCTGGCCGACGTCCACCTGGACGCCGGCGTCACCCAGGAGGCCTGCCCCCTTAGCCTGGCCCCCACTGCCAGCACCACGGCCTCGCTGGCGCTGGGCGATGCCCTGGCCGTGGCCTGCATGCAGGCGCGCGGCTTCGGCACGGAAGACTTCGCCCGCTCGCACCCCGGCGGCGCGCTGGGCAGGCGCCTGCTGACCCACGTGCGCGACGTCATGCGGCAAGGCCAAGACCTGCCCACCGTACGGGAAGATGCGCCTTTATTCCGCGCGCTCGAGGAGATCTCCGCCAAGCGCATGGGCATGACTGCCGTGGTCGACGCAGCCGCCCGCCCGGTCGGCATCTTCACCGACGGCGACCTGCGCCGCCTGATCGAACGCCAGGGCGACGTACGCGGCCTTACGGTCGCGGCCGGCATGTCGCGCGCTCCCCGCTCCATCGGCCCCGACGCGCTGGCCGCCGAGGCCGCGCAAATCATGGACACCCTCAGGCTGAACCAGATGCTGGTCGTCGATGCGCAAGGCGTGCTGCTGGGCGCGCTGCACATCCACGACCTCATGGCGGCCAAGGTGGTCTGATCCGACAGGCCCGCCCCATACCCGAGTCATTCATGAATCCCCCCATCAAGCTCGTCCATCCCGCCGAAGCGCTGGTCCTGGCCCGCGTAGCACCCGCCGTACGCGAACGCGCCGCCGCCGTGCGCCTGATGCTTTTCGACGTCGACGGCGTGCTCACCGACGGCGGCCTCTACTATGGCGAAGCCGGCGAAACGCTCAAGCGTTTTCACGTCCTGGACGGCCACGGCCTGAAGCTGCTGACGCAAAGCGGCGTGAAAGTCGCGCTGGTCACGGGCCGTTCCAGCCTCATCGTCTCCCGGCGCGCCGCCGAACTGGGCATCGCCGACGTGATGCAGGACGTGCGCGACAAGAGCGCGGCCTTGAACGAGATATCGCAACGGCACGGCATTGCGCTGAACGAGACCGGCTTCATGGGCGACGACCTCATCGATCTTCCCGCCATGCAGCGCGCCGGCTTCGCCGCCAGCGTGCCCAACGCGCCGGACTACATCGTGCAATCAGCGCACTGGGTGGCCTCGCGCCAAGGCGGCAACGGCGCGGCGCGCGAGTGCTGCGACCTGCTGCTGGCCGCGCGCGGCCGGCTGGGAAGCTATTTGATGGCGCAGCCGCTGTTCGGCGACGGTGTCATCCAGTAAAGCCGCCATGAAAGAACGCTTCCCCGCCCTGATGGCGCTGATATTGCTGATCGTCCTGGTGCTGAGTACCTGGTGGGCAGCCAAATTCGCGCAAACGGCCATCCAGACCGACCCGCCTCGGCGCATGACGCACGAGATGGATTCCTGGTCGAAGAATTTCGTCATGTTGCGCACCGACGCCGCCGGCAAGCCCGTGAACCGGCTCGAAGGCGACTATGGCGAACATTTCCCCGACGACGATTCCTACCACGTGACCAATCCGCGAGCGATAGGCCAGCGGGCGGGCGACCCCATCACCGTAGGCACGTCCAAGACGGCCATCCTGGATGACCACAACAATCGCATCACCATGATCGGCGACGCACACGTGCATCGGCCGGCCGACGCCAAGAACGGCGCCTTGGACGCCTATAGCCAGAAGTTCGTCATTCTGCCCAACGATGACGTGGTCTATACCGACCTGCCCGCCCATGTGGTCAAGGGCCAGTCCACCATGGATGGCGTCGGCATGCGCTACAACAACAAGACCCAGCAGCTGGAGGTGTATTCGGCCAGCAACGTCAACCTCGCTCCTGCCGACACCAACAAGGCGTCCTCTCGTCCCGCAAACAACGATCCGGCCGGCGGCGGCGCCGCCAATCCCCTCCCAGAGAAAAAATGACTCATCCGACCGCATATCTCTTGGCCCTGTTGCTGGCCTTCACCGCCGTAGGTGCCCAGGCTCAAGGCCAGGCGGCCGCGCCAGCCCCCGGTCCGGCGCAGGCTTCGGGCCAGGGCAGCAGCCCCGCCGAGCAGCCCAGCACCCAGGTCACTTCCGACACCCTGCATTACGACGACGCCAACCGCCGGAGCATTTTCACCGGCAACGTCGTGGCCACGCGCGGTTCGCTCACCATCTTAGCCGACCAGTTGGTCGTCAACGAAGACAAGGACGGCAACCAGTTCGGCACCGCTACCGCCAATAAGGGCAAAGTCGTGACCATCACCGAAGACCGCCCCGAAACCTACGAGCACATCGAAGGCACGGGCCTGCGCGGCGAGTACGACGGCAAGAAGCAGCAGTTCGATCTCATCGGACACGCCGTGGTGATCCGCTATGTCTGCGGCAAGCCCTACGACACCATACGCGGCGAGCGCATCCGCTACTTCCAGAAGAGCGACGTCTACGAAGCGCAGGGCGGACCGGGTTCGGCTGGACCCGACGGCCGGGTGCGCTCGCTGGCCGAGCCCCGTGCCAAGATCCAGGCCGCGATGCAGGCCTGCGCGGCACAGCACGGCAAGCCGGCCGAGAAAAAATCCCCGAACGGCGCCAAGAAGTAATCCGACGGATATTCCACACATGACCGCAACTCCTTCGACCGCCGCGGCGATCCAGCCGCAAGGCACGCTGCGCGCCATAGGCCTGCGCAAGACCTACAACGGCCGCACCGTAGTGCAGGACGTGTCGCTGTCCGTCGCCGGCGGCGAAGTCGTGGGCCTGCTGGGCCCCAACGGCGCAGGCAAGACCACCAGCTTCTACATGATCGTAGGCTTAGTGCCGGCCGACTCCGGCCGCATCGAGATCGACGACATGCCCATCACGAGTATGCCCATCCACAAGCGCGCGCGCGTGGGCCTGTCGTACCTGCCCCAGGAAGCCTCGGTGTTCCGCCGACTGACGGTCGAGCAGAACATACGCGCCGTGCTGGAACTGCAACTCGATCCCAAGGGCGCGGCGCTGTCGCGCGCCCAGATCGACGAAAACCTGGAATCCCTGCTCGACGAACTGCAGATCGACCACATCCGCAGCAACACGGCGATCTCGCTGTCGGGCGGCGAGCGCCGTCGCGTGGAAATCGCCCGCGCTCTGGCGACCCGGCCGCGCTTCATCCTGCTGGACGAACCCTTCGCCGGCGTGGACCCCATCGCCGTGATCGAGATCCAGCGCATCGTGCGCTTTCTCAAGGGCCGCGGCATCGGCGTGCTCATCACCGACCACAATGTGCGCGAGACGCTGGGCATCTGCGACCGCGCCTACATCATCAGCGAAGGCAAGGTACTCACCAACGGGCACCCGGACGAAATCGTCAGCGACCCGGCCGTACGCCGGGTCTATCTGGGCGAACACTTCAAGATGTAAAGTCCGCCTCGCCGACGGCGGACACATCGGGCAGGCGTGCCGCCAACTCCGCCGGCACGGCCACCTGTTGCGCCAGCAGATGAAAGGACAGGCTCTTGCCATGCGCGTCCAGGTTGAGCGCGCTGTTAACGCCGCCGTCGAGCACACCTTCGAGAACGAAGTTCATGGCTTGCAGGCCCGGCAGCACGTAGCGCGTCACCCGCACAGGCTTGCGATAAGCGAACCACTGCGCCACGCGCGCTTCGGTCACCTCGGCAAGCAGCACCTGGTAGCACTCGGCGTCCCACGCAATCAGGCTGATGTTGGAAATGTCGCCTTTGTCACCGGTGCGGCTGTGCGCCAGGCGGTAGAGCGGCACGGATCCCGTTGCGGTCGTCATCAGCGGGACTCCTGCATGGTCCATCCGGCCGCCACGATCTCGCGCGGTACCGTGCACGACAGCGTGGCCAGGCGCGGGCGCAGCGAGGTGCGTACGCCCCCGCCGCCCGCGGGGCCGCAGCAATACAGCGCCGTGACTTCGCGCAGCACGCGCTCGGCCGTCGCCCGGTCGTCGTGCCGCGCCGCGACACGCAGCCGCACATCTTGCCCATGCCGATCCGGCACGCCTGCCAGCAGGGCGCCGTCATCGTCGGCCAGAATGCTCATCGCGCCGATGAGATCAATGCGCAGCCTCATCGCCGATCCGATGCGGCGCGCCACGATATCCCCGGCCAGGCGCGCCCGCGCCTCGGCTTGCAAGCCGGCATAGGAAATCTCGGCCTCGGCCAGCCAGCCGCCGCGATAGCACACGTTCACCTTCAGTTCCCGCGGCCGCGCATGGCCCGTGATGCCGTGCACAGCCACGCGATCGCCGCCCAGTTCCGTCACGCCCGCCTGGCTCAGGTCGGCCACGACGTCGGGCGTGAGGTAACGCGCAGGGTCGTGGACTTCGTAGAGGAGCTGCTCCTTGACGGTGCGGGCATCCACCTTGCCGCCCGTGTTCTCGGCCTTGCCGATCACACAGGCGCCGTCAGCATCGATCTGGGCTATCGGAAAGCCCGTCTCGTGCAGGCCGGGCACCTCCTTCAGGCCGGGAACGGCGAAATAGCCGCCGGTGACCTGCGTGCCGCATTCGAGCAGATGCCCGGCCATCGTGGCGCGTCCCAGCCGCGGCCAGTCATCGTCGCTCCAGTCATAGTGCGCCAACGCGGGTCCCACTGTAAGCGAGGGATCGGCCACGCGCCCGGCCACCACGACCTGGGCGCCCGCGCGCAAGGCCTGCGCGATCTCTTGCGCGCCCAGATAGGCATTGGCGCTGATGACATCGATCCGGTCGAACTCGGCGCCCAGGCGTTCGCGCAGCAGCGCGCGTTGCTCGGGGCTGTCCAGCGCGTCACCGTGAATCACCGCGATGCGCGGCGCTGGCAGACCTTGCCGGGCCGCGATCGATGCGATGCGCCGCGCTGCGGCCGGCGGATTGGCCGCGCCGAAATTGCTGACGATGTTGATGCCGTGCTTCATGCAGTCGCCCAGAACGGGCCCGACCAGATCCTCCAGCAAAGGCTCGTAGCCGGCCTCAGGATCCTGGTTGCGCGCCAATTGAGCCAGCGCCAGGGTGCGCTCGGCCAGGGTTTCGAAGATCAGGGTGCCCCCGCCGCGAGCAGCCAGGGTGCGCACCACGGGCGGCGCGCCATCGGTGCGATCGCCTGAAAATCCGGTCGCGCAACCCACCAAACAAGGAAAATGCGGGGCAGTCATGTCTCGTCCAGAAAAAGCGTTTCTTCGTGCAGGCACTATAGCTATAGCGCCAGGAATTTTTCGCGAAAATCTTCTGAAAGACATCACGCCGTCACAATTTCGTGGCGGCCACATCTTGTTTTGCGCGTCAGAATCTCTACACTAGGTTCATGGGCGTCGTCGATGCCCATCGGATTTCAACCCAGCCTGAACCCAATACAAGGAGCCTTTCTTACGACGAATCCGCGCATTCCTCGCGCACCTTTTTTTCTCTTTTGTAGGAGAGCAAGTATGAACCTGAGCATTTGCGGTCGCCATCTCGACGTTACCCCCGCCATCCGCGAATACGTGATGAACAAACTGTCTCGAGTATTACGACATTTCGATCACGTCATCGACACCCAGGTCATGCTCTCGGTAGAGCCATTGCGGCAAAAAGCCGAAATCACCATGCATCTGCGCGGTAAAGACATCCATTGCGAAGCGACTGACGAAAATCTCTACGCCGCTATCGACCTGCTCGTCGACAAGCTCGATCGCCAGGTCATCAAGCATAAGGACAAGATGCAAAACCACGCCACCGAATCGGCCAAGCGTCAGGTCGCCGACGCCACTACCGCTTGAGCGGACGCGTCCGGCACAAGTTAAAAGCCATTCTCGCGAATGGCTTTTTTCATTGCGTCGCGCCCTGCGAAGCCGGAGCGGTTAGGCCCGGGAAACGTCTCGGTGCGCAGCACCCCATATTCCGCCCCCAATTTGTTTTTTGCACTGCGGCATCCTCTCCCTATAATGGCCGCAATGAACCACCTGTCGCGCATACTTCCTCCCGGCAACGTGGTGCTCGACCTGCCCGCCACCAGCAAGAAGCGCGCGTTCGAGCACGCCGGCCTATTATTCGAAAACCACCACGGCCTGGCCCGTACCACGGTGTACGACAGCCTCTTCGCGCGTGAGCGACTGGGGTCCACCGGGCTGGGCGAAGGTGTGGCCGTACCGCATGGCCGCATCAAGGGCCTGCACCAGCCCTTGTGCGCGTTCTTCAGGCTGGCCAGGCCCATACCTTTCGAAGCGCCTGACGGCCTGCCCGTTTCCATGCTGCTGTGCCTGCTGGTTCCGGAAAACGCGGCGCAACAACATCTGGACATTCTGGCCGAACTGGCCCATTTGATGTCCAATCAAGAATTGCGTGCGGTCCTGGCCAACGAGACCGATCCGGCCAAGGTGCACCGCACGCTCACCACGGGACAACTCTAAATCGTCATGCTTACCGTGCAGGAACTGGTCGACGACAACGCCGACTCCATACCATTTCGCTGGATCGCGGGCACTGAATCCGCCGACCGGGCCATCATCAACGACGGCATGGCGGCAGCCGACCTGGTGGGCCACCTCAACCTGATCCACCCCTCGCGCATCCAGGTCTTCGGCCCGGAAGAGCTGGCCTACTACACGCGTTTCGATCTGCGCCGCCGCATGCACCACATGGACGAGCTGCTTATCGGCGGCGTGCCGGCCATTCTTCTGGCTGACGATCTGCTGCCGCCCGAAGACCTGATCGAGCAATGCACGCAGCACCAGATCCCGCTCCTGGCGACCTCGGTGGCTGCGGCGCAACTCATTGACCTGCTGCGCATCTACCTGGGCAAGAAGCTCGCTCCCACCACTACCGTGCATGGGGTGTTCATGGACGTGCTGGGCCTGGGCGTGCTGATCACCGGCGAATCGGGCCTGGGCAAGAGTGAACTGGCGCTCGAACTCATCACCCGCGGCCACGGCCTGGTAGCCGACGATGCCGTGGATTTTTCTCGCACCGCGCCCAACGTGATCGAAGGCCACTGCCCGCTCCTGCTGCAGAACCTGCTCGAAGTGCGCGGCCTGGGGCTGCTGGATATCCGCACCATCTTCGGCGAGACCTCGGTGCGCCGCAAAATGCGTTTGAAACTCATCGTGCACCTGATGCGCAACCCGCAGGAAAAATTCGAACGCCTGCCCATGAGCGACCTGACGCAGGACATGCTGGGCCTGCCGGTGCGCAAGGTCATGCTGCAGGTTGCGGCCGGCCGCAACCTGGCCGTGCTGGTCGAGGCCGCCGTGCGCAACACC from Bordetella sp. FB-8 encodes:
- a CDS encoding PTS sugar transporter subunit IIA, with the protein product MNHLSRILPPGNVVLDLPATSKKRAFEHAGLLFENHHGLARTTVYDSLFARERLGSTGLGEGVAVPHGRIKGLHQPLCAFFRLARPIPFEAPDGLPVSMLLCLLVPENAAQQHLDILAELAHLMSNQELRAVLANETDPAKVHRTLTTGQL
- the lptB gene encoding LPS export ABC transporter ATP-binding protein, which codes for MTATPSTAAAIQPQGTLRAIGLRKTYNGRTVVQDVSLSVAGGEVVGLLGPNGAGKTTSFYMIVGLVPADSGRIEIDDMPITSMPIHKRARVGLSYLPQEASVFRRLTVEQNIRAVLELQLDPKGAALSRAQIDENLESLLDELQIDHIRSNTAISLSGGERRRVEIARALATRPRFILLDEPFAGVDPIAVIEIQRIVRFLKGRGIGVLITDHNVRETLGICDRAYIISEGKVLTNGHPDEIVSDPAVRRVYLGEHFKM
- the hprK gene encoding HPr(Ser) kinase/phosphatase translates to MLTVQELVDDNADSIPFRWIAGTESADRAIINDGMAAADLVGHLNLIHPSRIQVFGPEELAYYTRFDLRRRMHHMDELLIGGVPAILLADDLLPPEDLIEQCTQHQIPLLATSVAAAQLIDLLRIYLGKKLAPTTTVHGVFMDVLGLGVLITGESGLGKSELALELITRGHGLVADDAVDFSRTAPNVIEGHCPLLLQNLLEVRGLGLLDIRTIFGETSVRRKMRLKLIVHLMRNPQEKFERLPMSDLTQDMLGLPVRKVMLQVAAGRNLAVLVEAAVRNTILKLRGIDTLDDFLQRQNLAIQQNSQVQAP
- the hpf gene encoding ribosome hibernation-promoting factor, HPF/YfiA family, with the protein product MNLSICGRHLDVTPAIREYVMNKLSRVLRHFDHVIDTQVMLSVEPLRQKAEITMHLRGKDIHCEATDENLYAAIDLLVDKLDRQVIKHKDKMQNHATESAKRQVADATTA
- a CDS encoding acyclic terpene utilization AtuA family protein, encoding MTAPHFPCLVGCATGFSGDRTDGAPPVVRTLAARGGGTLIFETLAERTLALAQLARNQDPEAGYEPLLEDLVGPVLGDCMKHGINIVSNFGAANPPAAARRIASIAARQGLPAPRIAVIHGDALDSPEQRALLRERLGAEFDRIDVISANAYLGAQEIAQALRAGAQVVVAGRVADPSLTVGPALAHYDWSDDDWPRLGRATMAGHLLECGTQVTGGYFAVPGLKEVPGLHETGFPIAQIDADGACVIGKAENTGGKVDARTVKEQLLYEVHDPARYLTPDVVADLSQAGVTELGGDRVAVHGITGHARPRELKVNVCYRGGWLAEAEISYAGLQAEARARLAGDIVARRIGSAMRLRIDLIGAMSILADDDGALLAGVPDRHGQDVRLRVAARHDDRATAERVLREVTALYCCGPAGGGGVRTSLRPRLATLSCTVPREIVAAGWTMQESR